The Halomicronema hongdechloris C2206 genome includes a window with the following:
- a CDS encoding TIGR03279 family radical SAM protein, with protein MSEATIRPARITRVLADSIAEDLGFEPGDQLVSINGQHPRDLIDYRLLCADEELSLEVLDAQGQTHYVDLEKDYDADLGLEFETALFDGLMQCNNRCPFCFIDQQPPGRRQTLYLKDDDYRLSFLYGSYLTLTNLTGRDWDRIAQLRLSPLYVSVHATEPEMRSHLLKNPRAGQLLEQLAWFQQHRLQIHAQVVICPGINDRVHLDRTLQDLAQFHSATVPTVASVAIVPVGLTKFRPSDDELVPVTPAQANQVIDQVQRWQHQFRHHLGTTFAWLADEWFLMAGRDLPPACHYETYPQIGNGVGSIRQFLGEFDQAAQALPTEVTPSRRFTWVVGNTVEGAFQPIVQRLNQVDGLTVTLAALASEYWGQSMTVTGLLTGQDIVYALQGQDLGQGLLLPSLMLKPSDSGRLDDTYFLDDMGVATLSQRLNLPVWIIDGIVTLIRVCTAPHPGLADTGKRFAQVRSDNSLQAAESSPASLA; from the coding sequence ATGAGTGAGGCCACCATTCGCCCAGCCCGTATTACTCGGGTGCTGGCGGATTCGATTGCTGAGGACCTTGGCTTTGAGCCAGGGGACCAATTGGTGTCGATCAATGGCCAGCACCCTCGCGATTTGATTGATTATCGCCTGCTCTGTGCCGATGAGGAGCTGTCTCTGGAGGTGTTAGATGCCCAGGGGCAGACCCACTATGTCGATCTGGAAAAGGACTACGACGCCGACCTGGGGCTGGAGTTTGAAACGGCCCTGTTCGATGGATTGATGCAGTGCAACAATCGCTGCCCGTTTTGCTTTATCGATCAGCAACCTCCTGGCAGGCGGCAGACCCTCTACCTCAAGGACGATGACTACCGGCTCAGCTTCCTTTACGGCAGCTATCTCACCCTGACCAATCTGACTGGCCGCGATTGGGATCGTATCGCCCAGCTACGGCTATCGCCGCTCTATGTGTCGGTTCATGCCACCGAGCCTGAGATGCGATCGCATCTACTGAAAAATCCCCGGGCCGGGCAGCTGCTAGAGCAACTCGCCTGGTTCCAACAACACCGCCTGCAGATTCATGCCCAAGTGGTCATTTGCCCGGGGATTAACGATCGGGTCCATCTAGACCGTACCCTGCAGGATCTGGCCCAATTTCACTCAGCAACGGTACCAACGGTAGCCTCTGTGGCCATCGTGCCTGTGGGGCTGACCAAATTTCGCCCCAGCGACGATGAGTTGGTACCCGTTACCCCGGCCCAGGCTAACCAAGTCATAGACCAAGTACAGCGCTGGCAGCACCAGTTTCGCCACCACCTGGGGACTACCTTCGCCTGGTTGGCCGATGAGTGGTTCTTGATGGCCGGACGAGATTTGCCCCCTGCCTGCCACTACGAAACCTATCCCCAAATCGGCAACGGGGTGGGCTCGATTCGCCAATTTCTAGGAGAATTTGACCAGGCTGCTCAAGCTCTGCCGACGGAAGTGACCCCTTCCCGCCGCTTCACCTGGGTGGTTGGCAATACCGTCGAGGGAGCCTTTCAGCCCATTGTGCAGCGCCTTAACCAAGTCGATGGTCTTACCGTTACCCTGGCGGCTCTGGCCAGCGAATACTGGGGACAATCCATGACCGTCACCGGGTTGCTCACGGGGCAGGACATTGTTTATGCCCTCCAAGGCCAGGATCTGGGCCAGGGACTGCTCTTGCCTTCCCTGATGCTGAAGCCCAGCGACTCCGGCCGCCTAGACGATACCTACTTCCTTGACGACATGGGTGTGGCTACCCTAAGTCAGCGACTCAACCTTCCAGTTTGGATAATTGATGGTATTGTCACCTTGATCCGAGTCTGCACTGCTCCCCACCCTGGTCTAGCCGACACGGGGAAGCGGTTCGCTCAGGTGCGGTCAGATAACTCCCTGCAGGCAGCAGAGTCGTCTCCAGCCTCGCTCGCCTAG
- a CDS encoding undecaprenyl-diphosphate phosphatase, with protein MSLMQAILIGIVQGLTEFLPISSTAHVKVVPVALGWGDPGVAFTAVIQLGSIAAILWYFWTDLKQVTTQMVQATRQRKFASVDFRLGLGILLGTLPIVVAGLLIKALIPDFDNSPLRSTAAIAMASIVMALLLAVAEVWGRRRRGFDALDLKDGIGMGFAQALALIPGVSRSGSTLTAGLFMGLERATAARFSFLMGIPAITLAGLVELHSLLTSDMGGVSWGPLLGGLLAAVVSSYGAIYWLIRFLQRHTTWVFVWYRLAFGVVILVAIASGQLQNS; from the coding sequence ATGTCCCTGATGCAGGCCATTCTCATCGGGATTGTGCAAGGGCTGACAGAGTTTTTGCCCATTAGTAGTACGGCCCATGTCAAGGTCGTGCCGGTGGCCTTGGGCTGGGGAGATCCAGGGGTGGCCTTCACCGCAGTGATTCAGCTGGGTAGCATCGCCGCCATCCTCTGGTACTTTTGGACCGACTTAAAGCAGGTCACCACCCAGATGGTGCAGGCGACCCGGCAGCGTAAATTCGCCTCGGTAGACTTTCGTCTGGGGTTGGGTATCCTACTGGGCACCCTGCCCATCGTGGTGGCTGGCTTGCTGATTAAGGCCTTGATCCCCGACTTTGACAACTCTCCCTTGCGTAGCACCGCCGCCATTGCCATGGCCTCGATCGTCATGGCGCTGCTATTAGCCGTCGCCGAGGTGTGGGGCCGGCGGCGCCGTGGCTTCGACGCCTTAGACCTCAAAGATGGCATCGGTATGGGCTTTGCCCAGGCCCTGGCCTTAATTCCGGGAGTTTCCCGCTCCGGATCGACTTTAACGGCAGGGCTGTTCATGGGTCTAGAGCGCGCGACGGCGGCGCGATTCTCTTTCCTAATGGGGATTCCGGCCATTACCCTGGCTGGCTTGGTGGAGCTGCATTCGCTGCTGACGAGCGACATGGGGGGCGTCAGTTGGGGGCCTCTGCTGGGGGGGCTGCTGGCGGCAGTGGTGTCGTCCTACGGGGCCATTTACTGGCTGATCCGCTTTCTGCAGCGCCATACGACTTGGGTGTTCGTCTGGTATCGCTTGGCCTTTGGCGTCGTGATCTTAGTGGCCATTGCCAGTGGACAGTTGCAAAATAGTTAG
- a CDS encoding DUF3120 domain-containing protein, with product MLCLHWLTSASNHPLSSYSPTTTPKSEYLLPLTQLRRLGFLRWRLMAMAITLVVVPVFFQAPLVRSLPWLSLSLTGAWLMAGLSLMARPATYLWGDLLVGFSWTWLAGSIYWGWFRWEPLVHLPIEAIGLPVVGICLALGWGSIGSYFYLGSLLGTAITDLYLYWNDLIPYWRQLMAVDQSFVPAVLQEAVAHLCTGPALLSAIELIFCLLLLTVGPLLYSRRLHWWTFSGAVLSTLLVDGLFFLTALAA from the coding sequence ATGTTATGTTTACATTGGTTAACCTCGGCATCTAATCATCCCTTGTCTTCTTACAGCCCTACAACCACCCCCAAATCGGAGTATCTGCTACCCCTGACACAGCTGCGGCGATTGGGGTTCCTGCGCTGGCGCCTGATGGCCATGGCCATCACATTGGTGGTGGTGCCAGTCTTCTTTCAGGCCCCGTTGGTGCGATCGCTGCCCTGGCTCAGTCTCAGTCTCACCGGCGCCTGGTTAATGGCAGGGCTATCCCTCATGGCCCGTCCGGCCACCTATCTGTGGGGAGACCTGTTAGTCGGATTTAGCTGGACCTGGTTGGCGGGGTCGATCTACTGGGGATGGTTTCGCTGGGAACCCCTTGTGCATCTGCCCATTGAGGCGATTGGACTGCCGGTGGTGGGTATTTGTCTGGCCCTAGGTTGGGGATCCATTGGCAGTTATTTTTACCTCGGCTCCCTGTTGGGCACAGCCATCACCGACCTTTACCTCTATTGGAATGACCTCATTCCCTACTGGCGTCAATTGATGGCCGTCGATCAAAGTTTTGTGCCAGCGGTTCTCCAGGAAGCCGTGGCCCATCTTTGCACCGGCCCGGCCCTGCTGAGCGCCATTGAGTTGATTTTCTGTCTGTTACTCTTGACCGTCGGCCCGCTGCTTTACTCCAGGCGGCTGCACTGGTGGACCTTCTCAGGGGCGGTGTTGAGTACTTTACTGGTGGACGGACTGTTTTTCCTAACCGCTTTAGCTGCCTAG